From a single Candidatus Brocadia sp. genomic region:
- a CDS encoding tetratricopeptide repeat protein, with translation MVTVVNSMKYLCLFVTKAFFLLVLFGACSSPAYTQENLWKELNDKTTSLLQKKRYADAIKAGEESLKVAKTTFPPGNTRIADSMNLLGILYRTYGRYAEAEPLFHQALTIYKESLGSDHPSAAKVLYELAEMFLLQDKYAEAEPFYKQSLGIYENVFGPDNPNVVNVLNRLGELYQGQKKYAEAIPLYKRALAIEEKTLGSGHPDLASAMNNLATLYYYQGENTMAESLYNKALEIYEKEYGKDHPLIATILEKMAEFYEGTGRKDEAKQLIERAKKIYSNYQK, from the coding sequence ATGGTCACGGTAGTAAATAGTATGAAATATCTTTGCCTCTTTGTAACAAAAGCCTTTTTTCTATTGGTTCTGTTTGGTGCTTGCTCTTCGCCTGCCTATACTCAGGAGAATTTGTGGAAAGAACTCAATGATAAAACCACCTCGCTTTTACAAAAAAAGAGATATGCGGATGCAATAAAGGCGGGTGAAGAGTCATTAAAGGTAGCAAAAACTACATTTCCTCCCGGCAATACCCGTATTGCTGATTCAATGAACTTGCTGGGAATACTGTACCGAACCTATGGCAGATATGCCGAAGCCGAACCTCTCTTTCATCAGGCCCTCACTATTTACAAAGAATCGCTTGGTTCAGACCATCCCTCTGCTGCCAAAGTATTGTATGAGCTTGCGGAAATGTTTCTCCTCCAGGACAAATATGCTGAAGCAGAGCCCTTTTACAAACAATCTCTTGGTATATATGAGAATGTTTTTGGCCCGGATAATCCCAATGTTGTTAATGTCCTGAACAGATTGGGAGAGCTTTATCAAGGTCAGAAGAAATATGCCGAAGCGATACCTCTCTACAAAAGAGCCTTGGCCATCGAAGAAAAAACACTCGGTTCAGGCCATCCCGACCTTGCCTCTGCAATGAACAATCTGGCAACGCTTTACTACTACCAGGGTGAAAATACTATGGCTGAGTCCCTTTATAATAAGGCGCTTGAAATATATGAAAAAGAATATGGCAAAGACCACCCTCTCATTGCAACCATATTGGAGAAAATGGCAGAATTTTATGAGGGAACCGGAAGAAAAGACGAAGCGAAACAATTAATAGAAAGGGCAAAAAAGATTTATTCAAATTATCAGAAGTAA